One part of the Nitrospira sp. genome encodes these proteins:
- a CDS encoding acetyl-CoA carboxylase carboxyltransferase subunit alpha, whose translation MRDYLDFEKPIRELEEKIEKLVSAESPKSGTQEEIRKLRTKLAQVEHQLYTTLTPWQRTQLARHPQRPTTLDYISELSREFLELHGDRSFGDDRAIVGGFARFNDRSVMIIGHQKGKTLKERMQRNFGMPNPEGYRKALRLMRLAEKFNRPIITLIDTPGAYPGIGAEERGQAEAIARNLFVMSRLTVPIISVVIGEGGSGGALALGVSDRILMLEHSVYSVISPEGCAAILYDDPTKVPDAAASLRMTAQDLVGLGIVDEVIPEPLGGAHREPRAMCDRVAKALTNQLYALAELPSDQLIAQRDQKFRKIGVVGGLVPVAT comes from the coding sequence ATGAGAGACTACCTCGACTTTGAAAAACCGATCCGCGAACTCGAAGAAAAAATCGAGAAGCTGGTTTCCGCCGAGTCACCCAAGTCCGGCACGCAGGAAGAAATCCGGAAGCTTCGGACCAAACTCGCGCAGGTCGAGCACCAACTCTACACGACCCTGACCCCCTGGCAGCGGACCCAATTGGCCCGTCACCCTCAGCGCCCGACGACCCTCGACTATATCAGCGAACTCTCCCGCGAATTTCTCGAATTGCACGGCGATCGCAGCTTCGGCGACGACCGCGCCATCGTCGGCGGATTCGCCCGCTTCAACGATCGCTCGGTCATGATCATCGGTCATCAAAAAGGCAAAACGCTCAAGGAACGGATGCAGCGAAACTTCGGCATGCCGAATCCCGAAGGCTATCGCAAAGCATTGCGCCTCATGCGCTTGGCCGAAAAATTCAACCGCCCCATCATTACCCTGATCGACACCCCCGGCGCCTATCCCGGTATCGGCGCGGAAGAACGCGGACAAGCCGAAGCGATCGCTCGTAACCTCTTCGTCATGTCACGGTTGACCGTGCCCATCATTTCCGTCGTCATCGGCGAAGGCGGCAGCGGCGGCGCGCTGGCCCTCGGCGTGAGCGATCGTATTTTGATGTTGGAACATTCCGTCTATTCCGTCATCTCCCCAGAAGGCTGTGCCGCAATTCTCTACGACGATCCGACCAAGGTGCCCGATGCCGCAGCGTCGCTACGCATGACCGCGCAGGATCTCGTCGGGCTCGGCATCGTCGACGAAGTCATTCCCGAGCCGCTCGGCGGCGCCCACCGCGAGCCGCGGGCCATGTGCGACCGAGTCGCGAAGGCGCTGACCAATCAGCTCTATGCCCTGGCTGAGCTGCCGAGCGATCAGCTCATCGCGCAACGCGATCAGAAGTTTCGCAAGATCGGTGTCGTCGGTGGACTCGTACCGGTCGCGACGTAA
- a CDS encoding DNA polymerase III subunit alpha — MASQFVHLHLHTQYSLLDGANQIDPLMQQVKSFGQPAVAMTDHGNMFGAVEFYRKAKEAGVKPIIGCEAYMAPGSRLEKNSHLAHNDYYHLILLATNLKGYQNLIKLVSKAYLEGFYYKPRMDKEILQQHHEGLIGLSGCLSGEVAYLIGQKDLAGATKAAGEYREIFGKDNYYLELQANGLEHQRIANDGLLDIHKKLGIPLAGTNDCHYLKKEDSRPHDLMLCLQTGKTINDPNRMKFDTDQLYVKSTEQALVEFKEMPTAVSNTVKIAEACTLELALNKTYLPQFKVPEGLTRETYVEQLAMEGLAARLKERPSSIPELAYQVRLKEEIAVICSMGFAGYFLIVWDIIKFARSRGIPVGPGRGSAAGSLVAYALRITDLDPLVYSLLFERFLNPERVSLPDIDMDFCMDRRDEVINYVIHKYGEDHVAQIITFGTMKAKAAIRDVGRVLEMPYAEVDRIAKLVPDDLKMTLDKALEQEPRLKELVDKDVKVKELMSVAQSLEGLARHASTHAAGIVISDQPLTEHVPLYKGPKDEIVTQYSMGDVEKIGLVKFDFLGLKTLTMIQRAESLVNQGRPDQPPLRVEQLPFDDQATFELLSSGKTTGVFQLESSGMRDLLMGLKPDRFEDIIAIIALYRPGPMDLIPDFIKRKQGKVPIAYEMPELEPILKDTYGVIVYQEQVMAIANKVAGFSLGQADILRRAMGKKKPEEMEKLRVKFLEGASQKKIPEKKADKLYELIQKFAGYGFNKSHAAAYAVVCYHTAYLKAHYPTEFMASLMTTDMGNADKIVGYFTECRGLGIPVLPPDVNQSQKDFAVVDKSIRFGLAAIKNVGEGAVEAVIESRTEGGPFRSFFDLFRRVDLRKLNKRMMEGLIKAGAFDSMGGRRSQYLAVLDQAMDEGVSIQKERAVGQTSIFGDETVGLPQSLADPTLPDVPEWSQGELLKYERELTGFYISAHPLARYEAAIQLFSNTTSMQVADVPDGREVKLCGIITAVKSMLTKKGDRMAYITLEDLHGVIEVIAFPDLYRDHADMIVPEQVVRLTGTVDRGDKGTKLRGTKIEPLAELQNKGISRVMIRLHDSPSASTRLPMLRQVFQKYPGSSTVSLVMALGGTIEARTSPLPNVKITPSEHFVADIEEVLGKGAITLVT, encoded by the coding sequence GTGGCATCACAATTCGTTCATCTCCATCTCCACACCCAATACAGCCTTCTCGACGGCGCCAATCAGATCGACCCCCTGATGCAGCAGGTGAAGTCGTTCGGGCAACCGGCCGTCGCGATGACCGATCATGGCAACATGTTCGGGGCGGTGGAGTTTTACCGGAAGGCCAAAGAAGCCGGGGTCAAGCCGATCATCGGTTGCGAAGCCTACATGGCGCCGGGCAGCCGGCTCGAAAAGAATTCGCACCTCGCGCACAACGACTACTACCACCTCATTCTGCTGGCCACAAACCTCAAGGGATACCAGAACCTTATCAAGCTTGTGAGCAAAGCATACCTTGAAGGTTTTTATTATAAGCCGCGGATGGATAAAGAAATTCTTCAACAGCACCACGAAGGCCTGATCGGCCTGTCCGGTTGCCTGAGCGGAGAAGTCGCCTATCTCATCGGGCAGAAAGATCTGGCCGGCGCCACCAAAGCGGCGGGCGAGTATCGCGAGATTTTCGGCAAGGACAATTATTATCTCGAACTGCAAGCCAACGGGTTGGAGCACCAACGCATCGCCAACGACGGGCTGCTCGACATCCACAAGAAGCTCGGCATCCCTCTCGCGGGCACCAACGACTGCCACTACCTGAAAAAAGAAGACTCGCGTCCGCACGACCTCATGCTCTGCTTGCAGACCGGGAAAACGATCAACGATCCCAACCGGATGAAATTCGACACCGACCAGCTCTACGTGAAATCCACCGAGCAGGCGCTGGTTGAGTTCAAAGAAATGCCGACGGCCGTCTCCAACACCGTGAAGATCGCCGAAGCCTGCACCCTCGAACTGGCCCTCAACAAAACCTATCTGCCGCAGTTCAAAGTGCCGGAAGGGCTCACGCGTGAAACCTACGTCGAGCAACTCGCGATGGAAGGGCTCGCCGCACGCCTCAAGGAACGCCCGAGCTCCATTCCCGAGCTCGCCTATCAGGTCCGGCTGAAGGAAGAAATCGCGGTGATCTGTTCGATGGGATTCGCCGGGTATTTTCTCATCGTATGGGACATCATCAAGTTTGCGCGCTCGCGCGGCATCCCCGTGGGACCGGGGCGCGGCTCCGCCGCCGGCAGCCTCGTCGCTTATGCCCTCCGCATCACCGACCTCGATCCGCTGGTCTACTCGCTCCTGTTCGAGCGGTTCTTGAATCCCGAGCGGGTGTCCCTCCCCGACATCGACATGGACTTCTGCATGGATCGCCGGGATGAGGTCATCAACTACGTCATCCACAAATACGGCGAAGACCACGTCGCGCAAATCATCACATTCGGAACCATGAAGGCCAAGGCCGCCATCCGCGATGTCGGGCGGGTGCTTGAAATGCCCTACGCCGAAGTCGACCGGATCGCCAAACTGGTCCCCGACGATTTGAAGATGACGCTCGACAAAGCGCTCGAACAGGAACCGCGCCTCAAGGAACTCGTCGACAAAGACGTGAAGGTCAAGGAACTCATGTCGGTGGCGCAGTCGCTCGAAGGACTGGCGCGCCATGCCTCCACACATGCGGCCGGCATTGTCATTTCCGATCAACCGCTCACGGAACATGTCCCGCTCTACAAAGGTCCTAAAGACGAAATCGTCACCCAATATTCCATGGGTGATGTCGAAAAAATCGGCCTGGTGAAATTCGACTTTCTCGGGCTGAAGACCTTGACGATGATTCAGCGGGCCGAGTCGTTGGTCAACCAAGGCCGCCCCGACCAACCGCCGTTGCGGGTCGAACAACTGCCCTTCGACGATCAGGCGACGTTCGAGCTGCTCTCCTCCGGTAAAACGACGGGCGTGTTCCAGCTGGAAAGCTCCGGCATGCGCGACCTGCTGATGGGCCTCAAGCCCGACCGGTTCGAGGACATCATCGCCATCATCGCGCTCTATCGCCCTGGCCCCATGGATCTGATCCCCGACTTCATCAAGCGCAAGCAGGGGAAGGTGCCCATCGCCTACGAAATGCCTGAACTCGAGCCGATCCTGAAGGACACGTACGGCGTCATCGTGTACCAGGAGCAGGTCATGGCCATCGCCAACAAGGTGGCCGGTTTCTCGCTGGGACAAGCGGACATTCTCCGCCGCGCCATGGGTAAGAAGAAGCCGGAGGAGATGGAGAAGCTCCGGGTCAAATTTCTGGAAGGGGCCAGCCAGAAAAAAATCCCGGAGAAAAAAGCCGACAAACTGTACGAGCTGATCCAGAAATTCGCCGGCTATGGTTTCAACAAATCACACGCCGCCGCCTACGCCGTGGTCTGCTACCACACCGCCTACCTGAAGGCGCATTATCCGACGGAATTCATGGCGTCCCTCATGACCACCGACATGGGCAACGCCGACAAGATCGTCGGCTACTTCACGGAATGCCGGGGGCTCGGGATTCCCGTGCTGCCGCCGGACGTGAATCAAAGCCAGAAGGATTTCGCCGTCGTCGATAAGAGCATTCGTTTCGGGCTGGCCGCCATCAAGAATGTCGGCGAAGGCGCCGTCGAGGCGGTCATCGAGTCGCGCACGGAAGGCGGCCCGTTCCGCTCGTTCTTCGATCTATTCCGCCGCGTCGATCTCCGCAAGCTGAACAAACGGATGATGGAAGGCCTCATCAAGGCCGGAGCCTTCGACTCCATGGGAGGCCGGCGCTCACAATATCTGGCCGTCCTCGATCAGGCGATGGACGAAGGGGTGAGCATTCAAAAGGAACGCGCGGTCGGCCAAACCAGCATCTTCGGCGACGAGACCGTCGGCCTTCCGCAAAGTTTGGCCGATCCGACCCTGCCCGATGTGCCCGAGTGGAGCCAGGGTGAGCTGTTAAAGTACGAGCGCGAGTTGACCGGCTTCTACATCAGCGCGCATCCGCTGGCCCGCTATGAAGCCGCCATCCAACTCTTCTCCAACACGACGAGCATGCAGGTGGCCGATGTGCCGGACGGTCGCGAAGTGAAACTCTGCGGCATCATCACGGCGGTGAAATCCATGCTGACCAAAAAGGGCGACCGCATGGCCTACATCACCCTTGAGGATTTACACGGAGTGATAGAAGTGATAGCCTTCCCCGACCTCTATCGAGACCATGCCGACATGATCGTGCCGGAACAGGTCGTACGGTTGACAGGCACCGTGGATCGCGGGGACAAGGGCACCAAGTTGCGTGGGACCAAGATCGAACCGTTGGCCGAACTCCAGAACAAGGGTATCTCGCGGGTGATGATTCGCCTGCACGACAGCCCGTCGGCCTCAACGAGATTGCCGATGCTTCGGCAGGTCTTCCAAAAGTATCCCGGCTCATCGACGGTGTCCCTGGTGATGGCGCTCGGTGGCACCATCGAAGCCCGTACCTCCCCCCTGCCCAACGTCAAAATTACTCCCAGCGAGCATTTTGTCGCCGATATTGAGGAAGTACTGGGCAAAGGTGCCATCACTTTGGTAACCTAG
- a CDS encoding porin, whose product MSKTHVNRFIMAMVLTVSGGTGAAYGQSLPTGVSLGDTSAPVFSAQTSGVEASPTSDPLWTDSLWHADEKGIRRFLPQDGFLRVRGWIDGGYTYNASSPSSNFNGPYNAIDRDIPVLNQLYMIVEKPLTATGSNWGIGGRLDFMYGYDYFLTQSNGVERRENGAQRWNAQGQHYGLAMPQAYAEIGNQTFSVKVGHFYTIIGYEGVPSINNFFYSKSYAYQFAGPFTHWGGLATWHVNDRVTLQGGVVNGWDSLDRYKDSATGLASIKYTAPQDFWSLSFSMATGNEPSAVATQFETRTRYSAIFTLHPAERWEYVLHHHYAYQNQGRLDGGTARWYGIDNYLYYALTDEVRAGLRFEWMRDEAGTRVGGNPVRDNPNLGPFAGSFYSVSVGLNYRPHPNVLIRPEVRADWFDGQRQPFNDGLNKNQVLAAINGNVQF is encoded by the coding sequence ATGTCGAAGACGCATGTGAACAGGTTCATCATGGCTATGGTCCTCACAGTCAGCGGTGGCACCGGAGCCGCCTACGGTCAATCGTTACCCACCGGAGTGTCGTTGGGCGATACGTCCGCGCCCGTGTTCTCCGCGCAAACGTCCGGCGTAGAGGCGAGTCCAACATCCGACCCGCTGTGGACCGATTCCCTCTGGCACGCGGACGAGAAGGGCATTCGTCGTTTTCTCCCGCAAGACGGCTTCCTGCGCGTCCGGGGGTGGATCGACGGTGGATACACCTACAACGCCAGCAGCCCGAGCAGCAATTTCAACGGACCATACAACGCGATCGACCGCGATATCCCGGTCCTCAACCAGTTGTACATGATCGTCGAGAAGCCGTTGACGGCGACGGGCAGCAACTGGGGCATCGGCGGACGCCTTGATTTCATGTACGGCTACGATTACTTCCTGACGCAGAGCAACGGGGTCGAGCGGCGGGAGAACGGCGCGCAGCGCTGGAACGCACAGGGCCAACACTATGGGCTGGCCATGCCGCAAGCCTATGCGGAAATCGGCAACCAGACCTTTTCCGTCAAGGTCGGACACTTCTACACGATCATCGGGTATGAAGGCGTGCCGTCGATCAACAACTTCTTCTATTCCAAATCCTACGCCTATCAGTTCGCCGGACCGTTCACCCACTGGGGCGGCTTGGCGACGTGGCACGTGAATGACCGGGTCACCCTGCAAGGCGGCGTGGTCAATGGATGGGACTCATTGGACCGCTACAAAGACAGCGCCACGGGTCTCGCCAGCATCAAGTACACCGCCCCACAGGATTTCTGGTCGCTCTCCTTCTCGATGGCCACCGGAAACGAACCCAGCGCCGTCGCCACGCAGTTTGAAACCCGCACCCGCTACAGTGCGATCTTCACGCTGCATCCGGCGGAGCGCTGGGAATATGTCCTCCACCACCACTATGCCTATCAGAACCAGGGCCGGCTCGACGGCGGCACCGCGCGCTGGTACGGCATCGACAACTACCTCTACTATGCCCTCACCGACGAGGTGCGGGCGGGACTTCGTTTCGAATGGATGCGCGACGAGGCCGGCACTCGCGTCGGCGGCAACCCGGTCCGTGACAACCCGAACCTCGGACCGTTCGCCGGCTCCTTCTACTCGGTCAGCGTCGGCCTCAACTACCGGCCGCATCCCAACGTGCTGATCCGTCCCGAAGTCCGTGCCGACTGGTTCGACGGGCAACGACAGCCCTTCAACGATGGCCTGAATAAGAATCAGGTGTTGGCGGCGATCAACGGGAATGTACAGTTCTAA
- a CDS encoding ferritin-like domain-containing protein — MITLPQTCEQALLERFLRAEAMALWAVRAAQTQDLPRHVQTFLQRHETDEQDHLKQFEGMLGTLSHRPATLPTVPSQWEMLAVLLFGYEALGLEFASLLAGIRPDLSDILDDERVHVGFFEKELRTILAGGGVGAQQARETARTWWKKLPRTVDRYLKDPALAPYRTELRGQILSAIGQRFVALGLLAEATIPVAS; from the coding sequence ATGATCACCCTTCCTCAGACGTGCGAACAGGCGCTGCTTGAGCGGTTCCTGCGTGCCGAGGCCATGGCCCTGTGGGCGGTGCGCGCGGCGCAGACCCAAGACCTCCCGCGCCATGTGCAGACCTTTCTCCAGCGGCATGAGACGGATGAACAGGACCACCTCAAACAATTCGAGGGCATGCTCGGCACCCTGTCTCACCGACCGGCGACGCTGCCGACCGTGCCGTCACAGTGGGAGATGCTGGCGGTGCTGTTGTTTGGATACGAAGCGTTGGGGCTGGAATTTGCGTCGTTGTTGGCGGGCATCAGACCCGACCTGTCGGACATTCTGGACGATGAGCGGGTACATGTCGGATTTTTCGAGAAGGAACTGAGGACGATCCTTGCCGGCGGTGGCGTCGGGGCGCAACAGGCGCGAGAGACTGCGCGAACGTGGTGGAAGAAGTTGCCGCGCACGGTGGATCGGTACCTCAAGGACCCTGCATTGGCACCTTATCGAACCGAGCTGCGAGGACAGATCCTGTCGGCGATCGGGCAACGGTTTGTCGCGCTCGGGCTGCTGGCCGAGGCCACGATTCCGGTTGCCTCCTGA
- the hrpB gene encoding ATP-dependent helicase HrpB, which translates to MDRLPIEEAIPTLRERLAAGRSALLTAQPGAGKTTRVPLALLDEPWLTGQKVIMLEPRRLATRAAAAYMAASLGEPVGRTVGYRIRHESKVSAATRIEVVTEGILTRLLQQDPSLAGYGLVIFDEFHERSLQADLGLAFARESQRLFREDLRLLVMSATLDCAAVTALLPDATTISCEGRLFAVTTQYLDRPIEGHLDSAVVRSIRQALAVEPGSLLVFLPGMAEIRRVERQLHESRLSPDIIIAPLHGELPQDEQEQAIRPAPSGRRKIVLATSIAETSLTIEGVRVVIDAGLMRVPRFDPRSGLTRLDTIRVTQDAADQRRGRAGRLEPGTCYRLWTNAEHQGLLPRRPPEILEADLAPLALDLAEWGVIDATELSWLDPPPAGALAQARELLRQLGALDAQGALTAHGRRLAHVTVHPRLAHMMVAAASLGLGSLACDLAALLSERDIVHGGPGWRNADLRLRAEALHGSKEHLAGATINRAGCDRVRRASDQWQRQLRLGPPSDAGIDQIGILLAFAYPDRVAQRVPGSEGRYRLANGRGAAFQGHQSLSQDEYLVVAQLDGTGDWARILAAAPVRLQDLERYCVEPIRSVDVLEWDDRSESVRARRQRRFGELILEDRAVHEPDHAQVTVALLVGLRRIGLAALPWTKEQHQWRARVALLHRLDPTWPDLSDDALTNTLEQWLEPFLTGLTSLAQLRRLDLQAPLDSQLTWQQRQELPRLAPTHITVPSGSHVRLDYEQGEWPILAVRLQEMFGCQETPRIAGGTIPVMVHLLSPAGRPVQVTKDLASFWRSAYQDVKKELRGRYPRHHWPDDPLSAQPTNRTKRRT; encoded by the coding sequence ATGGACCGACTACCAATAGAAGAGGCCATTCCCACGCTCCGCGAGCGGTTGGCAGCCGGCCGTTCCGCACTCCTGACCGCGCAACCAGGCGCAGGCAAAACCACTCGTGTACCTTTGGCTCTGCTCGACGAACCCTGGCTGACCGGGCAGAAGGTGATCATGCTGGAGCCTCGCCGACTCGCCACGCGCGCTGCCGCCGCCTATATGGCCGCGAGCCTCGGCGAGCCGGTAGGCCGAACCGTCGGCTATCGCATCCGGCACGAATCCAAGGTGAGCGCAGCCACGCGCATCGAAGTCGTGACGGAAGGCATCCTCACGCGTCTCTTACAACAGGACCCGTCGCTCGCCGGATACGGCCTTGTCATCTTCGATGAATTTCATGAGCGCAGCTTGCAGGCCGATCTTGGATTGGCGTTCGCAAGGGAATCGCAACGGCTTTTCCGCGAGGATCTTCGTCTGCTCGTCATGTCGGCGACGCTCGACTGCGCCGCCGTCACCGCGCTGTTGCCGGACGCGACAACGATCTCCTGCGAGGGTCGGCTCTTTGCCGTCACCACGCAGTATCTCGACCGCCCGATCGAAGGACATCTCGACTCAGCCGTCGTGCGAAGCATCAGGCAGGCGCTGGCCGTGGAACCAGGCAGCCTGTTGGTGTTCCTTCCCGGCATGGCGGAGATCCGGCGTGTCGAACGACAGCTGCACGAGAGCCGACTGAGCCCTGACATCATCATCGCGCCGCTGCACGGGGAACTGCCGCAGGATGAACAGGAGCAGGCCATTCGTCCCGCACCTTCCGGTCGTCGCAAGATCGTCCTGGCCACTTCAATCGCCGAAACCAGTTTGACCATCGAAGGCGTGCGCGTCGTCATCGATGCCGGACTCATGCGCGTCCCCCGTTTCGATCCCCGCAGCGGACTCACCAGGCTCGATACCATTCGCGTCACACAGGACGCAGCCGATCAACGACGCGGACGCGCCGGACGGTTGGAGCCTGGTACCTGCTATCGGCTCTGGACCAACGCCGAACATCAGGGGCTACTGCCACGGCGGCCGCCGGAAATACTGGAGGCGGACCTGGCACCGCTCGCGCTGGATCTGGCGGAATGGGGCGTGATCGACGCCACCGAATTGTCTTGGCTCGATCCGCCGCCTGCCGGGGCGCTGGCGCAGGCACGAGAGCTGCTCCGGCAACTCGGCGCACTTGATGCACAGGGTGCGTTGACCGCGCATGGACGCCGGCTGGCGCATGTCACGGTGCACCCGCGACTCGCCCACATGATGGTCGCCGCCGCATCGCTGGGACTCGGCTCCTTGGCCTGTGACCTCGCCGCGCTGCTCAGTGAGCGGGACATTGTGCATGGTGGCCCTGGTTGGCGTAACGCCGACCTGCGGCTGCGCGCGGAGGCGCTCCACGGCAGCAAGGAACACCTCGCCGGGGCAACGATCAACCGGGCGGGTTGTGATCGCGTCAGACGGGCGTCGGATCAATGGCAACGGCAACTCCGATTGGGTCCCCCATCCGATGCCGGCATCGACCAGATCGGCATTCTGCTGGCCTTCGCCTATCCGGATCGCGTGGCGCAACGCGTTCCCGGCAGCGAGGGACGGTATCGTTTGGCCAATGGGCGCGGCGCCGCATTCCAAGGTCATCAGAGCCTGTCGCAGGACGAGTACCTCGTCGTGGCACAACTCGACGGCACGGGCGACTGGGCACGCATCCTCGCCGCCGCACCGGTGCGTCTGCAAGATCTTGAACGCTATTGCGTGGAGCCGATCCGCTCCGTCGACGTGCTCGAATGGGACGACCGCTCCGAATCGGTGCGTGCCAGACGGCAGCGGCGCTTCGGTGAATTGATCCTAGAAGATCGCGCGGTCCACGAACCGGATCACGCCCAGGTCACGGTTGCGCTGCTCGTTGGTCTTCGTCGCATCGGACTCGCCGCCCTGCCCTGGACCAAGGAGCAGCACCAGTGGCGGGCACGGGTCGCCCTGCTCCATCGTCTCGACCCGACCTGGCCCGATCTCTCCGACGACGCGCTGACGAACACCCTCGAGCAATGGCTGGAGCCGTTCCTGACGGGGCTCACCAGCCTGGCGCAACTCCGTCGCCTTGACTTGCAGGCGCCGCTCGACAGCCAGCTGACCTGGCAGCAACGTCAGGAACTCCCCCGCCTCGCACCAACGCACATCACGGTGCCGAGCGGCTCGCACGTCCGGCTGGATTACGAGCAGGGTGAGTGGCCGATACTGGCCGTCCGCCTGCAGGAAATGTTCGGCTGTCAGGAGACGCCGAGGATTGCGGGAGGAACGATACCGGTGATGGTGCATCTGCTCTCACCGGCCGGCAGACCGGTGCAAGTCACCAAGGACCTGGCGAGTTTCTGGCGGTCAGCATATCAGGACGTGAAAAAGGAATTGCGCGGCCGCTACCCGCGCCACCATTGGCCTGACGATCCCCTCAGCGCTCAACCGACCAATCGGACCAAACGGCGCACGTAA